The Deinococcus sp. YIM 134068 genome contains the following window.
CCTGGAGGGTCACGGGGACGACCCTCACCCTGACGACCGGGAAGGACCGGGCCGTGGTGCGCCGCGCGACCCCCGAGGAACTGCGGCGGGCCAGCACGCCGAGTCCGCCCCCGGCCTCCCCGCCCGTGGTCGTGACCCCACCCCCACCGCCCCCGCCTCCCCCCGTGCGGCAAGGCGGCAGCGGCAGGTGGGCGGGCCGCCTCACCACGGACGGAAACGCCCCGCTGGACGTGCGGCTGAACGTGGAGGACGACCGCCTCGGCATTCAGGGCATGGTGCTGTCCGCCGAGGGGGAGTGGCTCGGCACGGTGGCGGGCGACCACCGGTCGGGAACGCTGACCCTGACGCTCCGGCTGCCGGACGACACGGCGGTGGAGCTGCGCGCGACCGGGAAGTTCGACGGCGACACCTACACGGGGCGCTTCCAGGCGGTGACGGCCGACGGGCAGACCCTGGGCGGCGGACAGGTCAACCTCACCCGCGCCCCTGCCCGCGCGGCAGCGGTAGGGGAACCCCCAGGTCCCGACCGGTCGGAGAGGCCCCTGTTCCAAATTTGGGCCGTGGAAGCGACACGAGAAAACGCCTGCCAAACTTGCCCACGGTCTCCATCCCTCTCACCCGTGACATCGGGGCGCGCGTCAGCCCCCGCCTTCCGCGCGATCAGCGGCACGGCCACGGCGGCGGGCGGACACTCGCTCAAGGACACGGTGATCGACAGCGGACAGGGCAAGGCGGATTTCACCCTCCCCGACCTCGACGACGTGCCCTCCGCGATCTGCGCCGTGCAGGACAACGACGGGGACGAGGACGTGAGCGCGGAGCCTGCGGCCAGCACGGGCGTGCCGAGCGTGAGGGCGACGAGCAGGGCGGTCAGGGTAGGCGGCGTGCGCTTCATGGTGTTCTCCTTCGCCGTGTGGCGTGTCCGGACGGGAGGGGAGATGATCGGACGATGACCGGCCCACCGGGCGGGGCGCGCACTCAGGGTGGGAGCACGCCGCCGCCCCTCCCCTGACGGCCACCGCCGAAGCGGTGGAGTTGAAGGTCGACATGAACGAGGACGCTCACCTCCCCCGCCTCCCCCGCCTCCCCGGCGAACACGAGGTCTCCCTGCCGCGCGTGTGGCACGAGTCCGACGGGACCCGGGCCGTCTGGCGCGCCTCGGTGCTGCGGGGCGACTCGCCGCGACGCCACCTCGCCACGCCGGACGCGCTGCTGAATTTCTTGGCTGAACACCTGCGCCACGGGTCCGCCGGGAACGTCCCCTGCGCCGAGTTCTGAACCGCCGGAGGTCCCCAACTCCCCCCCGTGGGGAGTACGCTGAGGGCACCATGAACGCTCTGCCGTGGCACCTGGGGTTGCTCGGCACGGTCCGGCTGCGCGGGCCGGACAGCCGGGAGACGCGCCCGGAACGCAAGCTGGCGGCCCTGCTCGCCCTCCTCGCGCTGGAGGGGCCTACCCACCGCTCGCGCCTGGTGGGATTGCTGTGGCCCGAGACGCGGGAGGCGGCGGCCCGCAACAACCTCGTGCAGATGCTGCGTAAGCTCCGCTCGGCCACGGGCGCGGACCTCGTGGGCGGCGGGGAACTGCTGTCGCTGGGGTCGGCCCTCGACGTGGACGCCCGGCGCGCCCGGGACGCCTGCACCCGTGGGGAATTCGCCACCCTTCACCGCTTCGGGGGCGAACTGCTCGCGGGGCTGCGGTACGACGACTGCCCGGACCTCGACGACTGGCTGCTCGCCGAGCGTGAGCGCTGGACCGAGTGGCGCGTGGGCGCGGCGCGCGAGGAGGCCGCCCGGCTGGAGCGCGAGGGCCGCTACGACGAGGCGGCGGCGCGCACCCGGGTCCTGCTCGACCTCAATCCCCTCTCCGAGGACGCCTACCGCCGCTGCGAGGCGTTCCTGCGCCGCGAGTCCGGCGTGGACCCGCTGCCCGAGACGCTCTCCCTCCTCGCCGACATCGAGCGGGGCCGCCTGCCCGCCCCGGTGGTGCCCCAGGCCCTGCCGCTCGCCACCCTGCGCCCCCCGACCCTGGTGGGCCGCGAGCGGGAGTGGGCGCGGATGGAGGCCGCGTGGCAGGCCGGGCAGGTCATCTTCATCTGCGGGGAGCCGGGCGCGGGCAAGACGCGGCTGGCCCTGGAGAGCATGTTCGCCCTCTCGAACGATTCCGCCTTCGAGCCGACGGTGGAACATGCGGACGCCATCCTGATCCGCAAGACCCTTTGCAGCGGGGCCGTGATAGGGACGGTGGAGAAAAGCCTGGAGGTGGCCGGTGGCCCGGACTTCTACCGTGCCTTCGGGCTGGAGCGGCTGGTGCGCGACGTGCACGGCGCACCCTTCCACCCCCTGCCGGAAAAGGCGCAGCAGTTGTTCACCGGGCGGCTGGCGCTGGGGCTGGAACCCGTGGCGTGAACCCCCTCCCGGCCCTCTCTCATCCTCGGGGAAACGCTCCAGACAGGAGGTGCCCGTGCGGATCGCCAGGGAGGACACCCCGGTCGGTACCGACGCTCCGGGCGCGGTGGCCCGCCAGCAGCCCACCTTCGGCGACGCGAGCAGGTCCGGCCAGTTCAGCACCGCGCCCGGCGCTGCTCTGTGTGCTGAGAAAACACTGA
Protein-coding sequences here:
- a CDS encoding AfsR/SARP family transcriptional regulator; this encodes MNALPWHLGLLGTVRLRGPDSRETRPERKLAALLALLALEGPTHRSRLVGLLWPETREAAARNNLVQMLRKLRSATGADLVGGGELLSLGSALDVDARRARDACTRGEFATLHRFGGELLAGLRYDDCPDLDDWLLAERERWTEWRVGAAREEAARLEREGRYDEAAARTRVLLDLNPLSEDAYRRCEAFLRRESGVDPLPETLSLLADIERGRLPAPVVPQALPLATLRPPTLVGREREWARMEAAWQAGQVIFICGEPGAGKTRLALESMFALSNDSAFEPTVEHADAILIRKTLCSGAVIGTVEKSLEVAGGPDFYRAFGLERLVRDVHGAPFHPLPEKAQQLFTGRLALGLEPVA